The following are encoded in a window of Mycobacteroides chelonae CCUG 47445 genomic DNA:
- a CDS encoding alpha/beta hydrolase, with amino-acid sequence MKLFTHMRGATARRLAAVAATAAVLPGLIGVAGGSAVANAFSRPGLPVVDLQVPSASMGRDIKIQFQGGGAKALYLLDGLRARDDFNGWDIETTAFEDYYQSGISLVMPVGGQSSWYTDWYQPAKGKDGVFTYKWETFLTQELPAYLAANNGVSRTGNAVVGLSMGGASAITLANYHPQQFIYAGALSGFLNPSDMKGQVGMAMGDAGGFSAQDMWGPDSDPAWVRNDPFLNIDKTVANGTRLWIYCGSGDATDLDATRNGFENFTGGFLEGMAIGINKKYVDAYTAAGGKNAHVEFPPGGLHNWTYWGNQLRAMKSDMVSYLGSH; translated from the coding sequence ATGAAGCTCTTTACACATATGCGTGGCGCAACTGCGCGTCGACTTGCGGCCGTGGCCGCTACTGCGGCTGTTCTACCAGGACTTATCGGCGTCGCCGGTGGTTCAGCGGTAGCGAATGCCTTCTCGCGTCCGGGTCTCCCTGTTGTAGACCTGCAGGTGCCGTCGGCCTCCATGGGTCGCGACATCAAGATCCAGTTCCAGGGAGGCGGCGCCAAGGCCCTCTACCTGCTGGACGGTCTGCGCGCACGCGACGACTTCAACGGCTGGGACATTGAGACCACCGCGTTCGAGGACTACTACCAGTCCGGTATCTCGCTGGTCATGCCCGTCGGTGGACAGTCCAGCTGGTACACCGACTGGTACCAGCCCGCCAAGGGCAAGGACGGCGTCTTCACCTACAAGTGGGAGACCTTCCTGACCCAGGAGCTGCCCGCGTACCTGGCCGCCAACAACGGCGTGTCCCGGACTGGTAACGCCGTCGTCGGCCTCTCGATGGGTGGCGCGTCCGCCATCACGCTGGCCAACTACCACCCGCAGCAGTTCATCTATGCCGGTGCGCTCTCGGGCTTCCTGAACCCCTCGGACATGAAGGGTCAGGTCGGTATGGCCATGGGTGACGCCGGTGGCTTCAGCGCCCAGGACATGTGGGGCCCGGACAGCGACCCGGCGTGGGTCCGCAACGACCCCTTCCTCAACATCGACAAGACGGTGGCCAACGGCACCCGGCTGTGGATCTACTGCGGTAGCGGTGACGCGACCGACCTGGACGCCACGCGCAACGGTTTCGAGAACTTCACCGGTGGCTTCCTTGAGGGCATGGCCATCGGCATCAACAAGAAGTACGTCGACGCCTACACCGCCGCCGGTGGCAAGAACGCCCACGTGGAGTTCCCTCCGGGTGGTCTGCACAACTGGACCTACTGGGGCAACCAGCTCCGGGCCATGAAGTCCGACATGGTGAGCTACCTCGGTAGCCACTAG
- a CDS encoding cutinase family protein produces the protein MPKTSSSKRHRILGLAAALAVAVVVILVIAIVVVIVRRPDDVTPPAGQVTTTTPPLTRPGQKPRPAFQSADCPDVQALIIPGTWESSRTDDPLNPTEFPRSLLLNVSRPITEKFDKARLETWTVPYTAQFHNPFANDNQMSYNDSRKEGTDRAVKQLSEMYDRCPLTSYVLVGFSQGAVIAGDIANQIGNGEGPVDQDLVLGVTLIADGRRQDGVGLSPGPNPPGQGAEVTLGDLGVLDSFGLKMSGPRPGGFGELNGRTNQICGTGDLICAAPPDAFNISNLGKTLDILSGGAGAPVHALYATPEFWQIDGQPATVWTTNWAEGLIEKAPHPKHG, from the coding sequence ATGCCCAAGACCTCGAGTAGTAAACGGCACCGGATTCTCGGTTTGGCCGCGGCGCTGGCCGTTGCCGTCGTCGTCATCCTGGTGATCGCGATCGTCGTGGTCATCGTCCGCAGGCCCGACGATGTCACGCCCCCCGCGGGGCAGGTGACGACGACGACACCGCCGCTGACGCGTCCCGGCCAGAAGCCACGGCCGGCGTTCCAGAGCGCCGACTGCCCCGATGTGCAGGCGCTCATCATCCCGGGTACCTGGGAGTCATCGCGCACCGACGACCCGCTCAACCCGACAGAGTTTCCACGGTCACTGCTGCTGAACGTGTCCCGGCCGATCACCGAGAAGTTCGACAAGGCCCGGCTGGAGACCTGGACGGTGCCGTACACCGCCCAGTTCCACAACCCATTCGCCAATGACAACCAGATGTCATACAACGACAGCCGCAAGGAAGGCACCGACCGGGCGGTCAAACAGCTGTCCGAGATGTACGACCGGTGCCCACTCACCAGCTATGTTCTGGTTGGTTTCTCGCAGGGTGCGGTGATCGCCGGTGACATCGCCAACCAGATCGGAAATGGCGAGGGACCCGTCGACCAGGACCTGGTGCTCGGCGTGACATTGATCGCAGACGGCCGCCGCCAGGACGGGGTCGGACTGTCGCCAGGGCCCAACCCGCCCGGGCAGGGCGCCGAGGTCACCCTGGGTGATCTGGGGGTGCTGGATTCCTTCGGTCTGAAGATGTCGGGCCCGCGTCCGGGTGGATTTGGTGAGCTCAACGGTCGCACCAACCAGATCTGTGGAACCGGTGACCTCATCTGCGCGGCGCCGCCGGACGCCTTCAATATCTCCAACCTGGGTAAGACGCTGGACATTCTGTCCGGGGGCGCGGGTGCCCCGGTACACGCGCTGTACGCCACGCCGGAGTTTTGGCAGATTGACGGCCAGCCGGCGACGGTGTGGACCACCAACTGGGCCGAGGGGCTCATCGAGAAGGCGCCCCACCCCAAGCACGGCTGA
- the fadD32 gene encoding long-chain-fatty-acid--AMP ligase FadD32, which translates to MAFDNPFLDSAGHIKFPEDGSIVGHVEGWAESQGDSLAYRFLDFSTERDGAYIDITWSQFGARNRAVAARLQQVTKPGDRVAILAPQSLDYLVAHFGALYAGAISVPLFDPSEAGHAGRLHAVLDDCQPSAVLTTTDCAEGVRKFFRNRPPKERPRVIAVDAIPEDVGQTWVEPVATKDTIAYLQYTSGSTRAPAGVQITHLSLATNLLQLVDALSQQEGKDGQSGHRGTTWLPFFHDMGLITVMVPSMIGEHMTVMSPAAFIRRPLRWLREMGVKGDNRDGTYSALPNFAFEHCALRGLPKEGEPPLDLSNVYSIINGSEPVSTASIKKFCDAFEPYGFDPRAIHPSYGMAEATLFVTSTIWNTERARVLHVDRTELNAGRIVQVEPGADNSVTQVSSGRMARDEWGVIVDGETASELPDGQIGEIWLHGNNIGSGYWGREEETRAAFHNTLKSRISESHAEGVPDDANWLNTGDLGVWVDGELYITGRVKDLIIVDGRNHYPQDVEFTAQEANKALRPGYVAAFSVPANQLPQVVFDNPHAGLKYDPEDSSEQLVIVGERSVGGHKSDNQQVGDDVRAAIAVRHGVTVRDVLLVPAGSIARTSSGKIARRAARTSYLDGSLRGGYQQTAFPDDRQ; encoded by the coding sequence ATGGCGTTCGACAACCCGTTCCTCGACTCGGCGGGCCACATCAAGTTCCCCGAGGACGGGAGCATCGTTGGCCACGTCGAAGGTTGGGCGGAGTCGCAGGGCGACAGCCTGGCCTACCGGTTCCTCGACTTCTCGACAGAGCGCGACGGCGCCTACATCGACATCACCTGGTCGCAGTTCGGCGCGCGCAACCGCGCCGTCGCGGCCCGCCTGCAGCAGGTGACCAAGCCGGGCGACCGTGTCGCCATCCTGGCCCCGCAGAGCCTCGACTATCTCGTCGCGCATTTCGGTGCGCTCTATGCCGGCGCGATCTCGGTGCCGTTGTTCGATCCCAGCGAGGCCGGCCATGCGGGCCGGCTACACGCGGTCCTCGACGACTGCCAGCCGTCCGCGGTGCTCACCACGACCGATTGCGCCGAGGGAGTGCGGAAGTTCTTCCGGAACCGTCCCCCCAAGGAGCGTCCCCGTGTGATCGCGGTCGATGCGATTCCCGAGGACGTCGGGCAGACCTGGGTAGAGCCCGTGGCCACCAAGGACACCATCGCCTACCTGCAGTACACCTCCGGCTCGACCCGCGCCCCGGCCGGCGTGCAGATCACACACCTGTCGCTGGCCACCAACCTGCTGCAGCTGGTCGACGCGTTGTCGCAGCAAGAAGGCAAGGACGGCCAGTCCGGGCACCGCGGGACGACCTGGCTGCCGTTCTTCCACGACATGGGTCTGATCACGGTGATGGTGCCGTCCATGATCGGCGAGCACATGACCGTGATGAGCCCGGCGGCGTTCATCCGCCGCCCGCTGCGCTGGCTGCGGGAAATGGGCGTCAAGGGCGATAACCGCGACGGAACCTATTCGGCGCTGCCCAACTTCGCCTTCGAGCATTGCGCATTGCGCGGTCTGCCCAAGGAGGGCGAGCCGCCGCTGGACCTGTCGAACGTGTACTCGATCATCAACGGTTCCGAGCCGGTGTCCACGGCCTCGATCAAGAAGTTCTGCGATGCCTTCGAGCCGTACGGCTTTGATCCCAGGGCGATTCACCCGTCGTACGGCATGGCCGAGGCCACTCTGTTCGTGACCTCGACCATTTGGAACACGGAGCGGGCGCGCGTGCTTCACGTGGACCGCACCGAACTCAACGCCGGGCGCATCGTGCAGGTGGAGCCGGGTGCCGACAACTCGGTGACTCAGGTGTCCAGCGGCCGGATGGCCCGGGACGAATGGGGCGTGATCGTCGACGGCGAGACCGCGTCGGAACTCCCCGACGGGCAGATCGGCGAGATCTGGTTGCACGGCAACAACATTGGATCCGGCTACTGGGGCCGGGAAGAAGAGACGCGTGCTGCTTTCCATAACACGCTCAAGTCACGGATCTCCGAATCCCACGCCGAGGGCGTGCCTGATGATGCCAACTGGCTCAACACCGGCGACCTCGGAGTATGGGTTGACGGCGAGCTGTACATCACCGGCCGCGTCAAGGACCTCATCATCGTGGACGGACGTAACCACTACCCGCAGGATGTGGAGTTCACCGCACAGGAGGCCAACAAGGCGCTGCGCCCGGGATATGTGGCCGCGTTCTCGGTGCCGGCCAACCAGCTGCCGCAGGTGGTCTTCGACAATCCGCATGCCGGCCTCAAGTACGACCCGGAGGATTCCTCGGAGCAGCTGGTCATCGTGGGCGAGCGCAGTGTGGGTGGACACAAGTCGGACAACCAGCAGGTCGGTGACGATGTGCGTGCCGCCATCGCCGTGCGTCACGGTGTGACAGTGCGAGACGTGCTGCTGGTGCCCGCCGGCTCGATCGCCCGGACCTCCAGCGGCAAGATCGCCCGCCGCGCCGCCCGGACCAGCTACCTGGACGGCAGCCTGCGCGGCGGATACCAGCAGACCGCATTCCCCGACGACCGGCAGTAA